A window of the Natronomonas salina genome harbors these coding sequences:
- a CDS encoding dihydroorotase gives MLVRNATLADGRVRDVRIDGETIAEVGEGLETDGDVLEADGKRLLPGMIDAHVHFREPGFSHKETWTTGSRSAAAGGVTTVFDQPNTDPPTVDAPSFDEKAELAAASAVDYGINGGVTEDWNPDELLSKPLAALGEVFLADSTGDMGIEADLFEEAVERATDAGVTVTVHAEDADLFDESVLPRSTEDASEEDTDSRAARERDDADAWSAYRTAEAEAAAVERACSVAEEVGAEIHVAHTSTPEGVDRATEAGMTCEVTPHHLFLSREDLDDLGTLGRMNPPLRSEERREALFERLVDGTVDVVATDHAPHTRDEKDAGIWEAPSGVPGVETALPLLLEEARRGAIGYERVRDVTAANVAEIFDLPRKGRIEEGRDADLVLVDPEERVQIRGEKLHSKCGWTPFEGRQAVFPELTMVRGTVVYHDGAFAEAEGENVREA, from the coding sequence ATGCTCGTTCGGAACGCGACGCTGGCCGACGGCCGCGTCCGGGACGTCCGCATCGACGGCGAGACCATCGCCGAGGTCGGCGAGGGACTCGAGACCGACGGTGACGTCCTGGAAGCGGACGGAAAGCGCCTGCTCCCGGGGATGATCGACGCCCACGTCCACTTCCGCGAACCCGGCTTCTCGCACAAGGAGACGTGGACGACCGGCTCGCGCAGCGCGGCCGCGGGCGGCGTCACGACGGTGTTCGACCAGCCGAATACCGACCCGCCGACCGTCGACGCCCCGAGCTTCGACGAGAAGGCGGAGCTCGCGGCGGCGTCGGCCGTCGACTACGGCATCAACGGCGGCGTCACCGAGGACTGGAATCCGGATGAACTGCTGTCGAAGCCCCTCGCCGCGCTGGGCGAGGTGTTCCTCGCCGACTCGACCGGCGACATGGGCATCGAGGCCGACCTCTTCGAGGAAGCCGTCGAGCGGGCGACCGACGCCGGCGTCACGGTCACGGTCCACGCCGAGGACGCCGACCTGTTCGACGAGAGCGTGCTGCCACGCAGCACGGAGGACGCGAGCGAGGAGGACACCGACTCGCGAGCCGCGAGGGAGCGCGACGACGCCGACGCCTGGAGCGCCTACCGGACGGCCGAGGCGGAGGCGGCGGCCGTCGAGCGCGCCTGCTCGGTCGCCGAGGAGGTCGGCGCCGAGATCCACGTCGCGCACACCTCGACGCCGGAGGGCGTCGACCGCGCGACCGAGGCGGGGATGACCTGCGAGGTGACGCCCCACCACCTCTTCCTCTCCCGCGAGGACCTCGACGACCTCGGCACGCTCGGCCGGATGAACCCGCCGCTGCGGAGCGAGGAGCGCCGCGAGGCGCTGTTCGAGCGCCTCGTCGACGGCACCGTCGACGTGGTCGCGACCGACCACGCTCCCCACACCCGCGACGAGAAGGACGCGGGCATCTGGGAGGCGCCGAGCGGCGTCCCCGGCGTCGAGACCGCGCTCCCGCTCCTGCTCGAGGAGGCCCGACGGGGGGCGATCGGCTACGAGCGCGTCCGGGACGTCACGGCCGCGAACGTCGCCGAGATATTCGATCTGCCGCGGAAGGGCCGGATCGAGGAAGGCAGGGACGCCGACCTCGTGTTGGTCGACCCCGAGGAGCGCGTCCAGATCCGCGGCGAGAAGCTCCACTCGAAGTGCGGCTGGACGCCGTTCGAGGGCCGCCAGGCCGTCTTCCCCGAACTGACCATGGTCCGAGGGACGGTCGTCTACCACGACGGCGCGTTCGCGGAGGCGGAAGGAGAGAACGTCAGGGAAGCGTAG
- a CDS encoding lipoate--protein ligase family protein: MRIVRGSLSDAEADGAVTRRLADRVEASGEPALRVWTPPRQVAFGRRDATADGYEAARAAALDSGYEPVERSVGGRAVAYTGETVAFASVVPTDDDRAGIQSRYEDATDILQRAFRDLGATVRPGEPDDAFCPGDHSLQNGGKIAGLAQRVRRETALVGGCVVAVERDETDLAAVLDPVYDALGVRFDPDSVGSVEGAGGPGDVDRVVAAIEDAFVGDRDADVVAAPDLVDGAP, from the coding sequence ATGCGAATCGTCCGGGGGTCGCTGTCCGACGCCGAGGCGGACGGGGCGGTAACCCGGCGGCTCGCCGACCGCGTCGAGGCGTCCGGCGAGCCGGCGCTGCGCGTCTGGACGCCGCCGCGCCAGGTCGCGTTCGGTCGGCGCGACGCGACCGCCGACGGCTACGAGGCGGCGAGGGCGGCCGCACTCGACTCTGGCTACGAGCCGGTCGAGCGGAGCGTCGGCGGCCGCGCCGTCGCCTACACCGGCGAGACGGTCGCCTTCGCATCCGTGGTCCCGACGGACGACGACCGCGCCGGCATCCAGAGTCGCTACGAGGACGCCACGGACATCCTGCAGCGCGCGTTCCGCGACCTCGGCGCGACCGTCCGGCCCGGGGAACCGGACGACGCGTTCTGTCCCGGCGACCACTCGCTGCAGAACGGCGGGAAGATAGCCGGGCTCGCCCAGCGCGTCCGCCGGGAGACCGCGCTCGTCGGGGGCTGCGTCGTCGCCGTCGAGCGCGACGAGACCGACCTCGCCGCGGTCCTCGACCCGGTGTACGACGCCCTCGGCGTCCGATTCGACCCCGACTCGGTCGGGAGCGTCGAGGGCGCCGGCGGCCCCGGCGACGTCGACCGGGTCGTCGCCGCCATCGAGGACGCGTTCGTCGGCGACCGCGACGCCGACGTCGTCGCGGCCCCCGACCTCGTCGACGGCGCTCCGTGA
- a CDS encoding LysE family translocator produces MFDAATLAVYLAAAVALVLSPGPDTAYVLARGAGEGRRAGVLSALGVASGILVHTAMAALGLAALFEAVPRSRTAVTALGACYLAYLGVRSLRAADAESHATGGNPYVQGLTVNVLNPQVALFFLAFLPGFASEAAPALGMFVLGALYAVITAVYLGAVGLLSGTLGGRGAWLRRASGVVLLGLAGWLLVRTLPV; encoded by the coding sequence GTGTTCGACGCCGCCACGCTGGCCGTCTACCTCGCGGCGGCCGTCGCGCTCGTTCTCAGTCCCGGCCCCGACACGGCGTACGTGCTCGCCCGGGGCGCCGGTGAGGGCCGGCGGGCCGGCGTCCTCTCGGCGCTCGGCGTCGCCAGCGGCATCCTGGTCCACACCGCGATGGCGGCCCTCGGACTCGCGGCGCTCTTCGAGGCCGTCCCGCGTTCGCGGACCGCGGTCACGGCGCTGGGCGCGTGCTACCTCGCGTACCTCGGCGTCAGGTCGCTCCGCGCCGCCGACGCCGAGTCCCACGCGACCGGGGGGAACCCGTACGTCCAGGGGCTGACCGTCAACGTCCTCAACCCCCAGGTCGCGCTGTTCTTCCTCGCATTCCTCCCGGGCTTCGCCTCCGAGGCAGCGCCCGCGCTCGGCATGTTCGTCCTCGGCGCGCTGTACGCCGTCATCACGGCCGTCTACCTCGGCGCCGTCGGCCTGCTCTCGGGGACGCTGGGCGGCCGGGGGGCCTGGCTCCGGCGCGCCTCCGGCGTGGTGCTGCTCGGACTCGCCGGCTGGCTGCTCGTGCGGACGCTCCCGGTGTAA